In the genome of Hymenobacter taeanensis, one region contains:
- a CDS encoding CBS domain-containing protein → MHSMIAEDLLNQMIPPLKLTDSTEKAARWLEEFHVGQLPVLENRQFRGLITEADLLDQDKPNQLLSDVPFGYAQVHVQHDQHFYSIIEVAVQNRVQLVPVLDDQQEYLGLVTVSDTLAAFGKVPVATGQQGIIVLVMEERDYSLSQISRYVEENNAKIMSAHVAQDEHDQYKIRLTLKLNTPNLTRIIATLERFGYSITAQFSGTAEVSEDEQERFDALLKYLSL, encoded by the coding sequence ATGCACTCAATGATTGCCGAAGACTTGCTTAACCAGATGATTCCGCCTTTAAAGCTGACGGACTCGACGGAGAAGGCTGCCCGCTGGTTGGAGGAATTCCACGTAGGCCAGTTACCCGTGCTGGAAAACCGCCAGTTTCGGGGCCTGATTACCGAAGCTGACCTACTTGATCAGGATAAACCTAACCAGCTCTTGTCTGACGTGCCCTTTGGGTACGCGCAGGTACATGTGCAGCACGATCAGCATTTTTATTCCATCATTGAAGTAGCCGTGCAAAACCGGGTACAGCTTGTGCCCGTGCTGGATGATCAGCAGGAGTACCTAGGCCTAGTAACCGTCAGCGACACCCTGGCTGCCTTCGGTAAAGTGCCCGTAGCAACGGGTCAGCAAGGGATAATTGTGCTGGTGATGGAGGAGCGCGACTATTCCCTGAGCCAGATTAGTCGGTACGTAGAGGAAAACAATGCCAAGATCATGAGTGCTCATGTAGCACAGGACGAGCATGACCAGTACAAGATCCGGCTAACGCTCAAGCTCAACACGCCCAACCTAACGCGCATTATTGCTACGCTGGAGCGCTTTGGCTACTCAATCACAGCTCAGTTTAGTGGCACTGCTGAAGTCAGCGAAGATGAGCAGGAACGCTTTGATGCGCTGCTCAAGTACCTGAGCCTCTAA
- a CDS encoding POTRA domain-containing protein — protein sequence MRIGSLLFAGNAVTNERVLRAELDFREGDTLTTATLARRLELNRRRLFNLQLFHQVLVQAVCREGSLTVLFSVQERWYTFPIPIFSLADRNFRSWLDRSDRWKRLDYGVHIVRRNFRGRNEQILANIQLGFNRKYELFYEAPGYGKRRRIGFGGGISYYQSHALDYATYRDRLVNYRQEDGFPIERRYAVAGIRWRRTVQHRTALDVSYHREKVSDSLYHRNATYYLGGPQRQYVEVSLVSTLNQRNTFAYPLTGQFAEVGVAYRSFLTGSSPNITTLWGHYARYVALGGPLYYSVGVQGRVRIARQVAYADNRAFGYDVLVRGYDAYVIEGRHYGLVQQGLTYRLFDAGRVKLNGINNAKINSIPLVLYLNTFVDVGYVRNPALSSATNRLPNRALASTGLGLHLATYYDWVFTLEYTRILEGQGGFFFRTQFPI from the coding sequence GTGCGTATAGGCAGCCTCCTGTTTGCGGGCAATGCCGTGACCAATGAGCGGGTATTACGCGCTGAGCTTGATTTCCGCGAAGGCGATACCTTAACCACGGCGACCCTAGCCCGGCGCCTAGAGCTTAACCGGCGGCGCTTGTTTAACCTGCAGCTGTTCCATCAGGTGCTGGTGCAGGCCGTGTGTCGGGAGGGGAGTCTCACGGTCTTATTCAGCGTGCAGGAACGCTGGTACACATTCCCAATACCCATTTTTTCACTCGCCGACCGCAATTTTCGCTCCTGGCTTGACCGCTCTGATCGGTGGAAACGCCTTGACTACGGCGTGCACATCGTGCGGCGAAACTTTCGAGGGCGAAACGAGCAAATCCTGGCCAATATTCAGCTGGGCTTTAACCGCAAGTATGAGCTATTTTATGAAGCACCAGGCTATGGCAAGCGTCGGCGAATTGGCTTTGGAGGCGGCATTTCATACTATCAAAGCCATGCCCTTGATTATGCCACGTACCGGGACCGGCTCGTTAATTACCGTCAGGAAGATGGCTTCCCAATTGAAAGGCGGTATGCTGTAGCCGGGATTCGCTGGCGCCGGACGGTGCAGCATCGCACTGCCCTCGACGTATCGTATCACCGGGAAAAGGTCTCTGACTCACTCTACCATCGAAACGCCACGTACTATCTAGGCGGGCCTCAGCGGCAATATGTTGAGGTGAGCTTGGTCAGTACGCTTAATCAGCGCAATACCTTTGCTTATCCGCTTACCGGGCAGTTTGCTGAAGTAGGAGTGGCCTACCGCAGTTTTTTAACCGGGAGTAGTCCCAACATTACAACTCTCTGGGGCCATTATGCCAGATATGTAGCGCTAGGCGGCCCCTTGTACTATAGTGTAGGCGTACAAGGCAGAGTGCGTATTGCGCGGCAAGTGGCCTACGCCGACAACCGCGCCTTCGGTTATGATGTGTTGGTGCGCGGCTACGATGCCTATGTAATTGAAGGTCGCCATTACGGGTTAGTACAGCAGGGTCTTACGTACCGGCTCTTTGATGCGGGCCGAGTAAAGCTGAACGGGATTAACAACGCCAAAATCAATTCTATCCCGTTGGTGCTGTATTTAAATACCTTTGTGGACGTAGGGTACGTCCGGAATCCGGCGCTATCTTCTGCCACAAACCGGTTGCCTAACCGTGCGCTAGCCTCTACTGGCCTAGGCTTGCATTTGGCTACGTACTACGACTGGGTATTTACTCTTGAGTATACCCGCATATTAGAAGGCCAAGGAGGTTTCTTCTTTCGTACCCAGTTTCCGATATAA
- a CDS encoding NAD kinase, translating into MKIAILGKPFDDALAPFLQALLEDLVRRQSEVLIVEAFYAHLSQHVQIPAGITTFRRGDSLHGVRFVLSIGGDGTLLDTVTYVGSLQIPILGINTGRLGFLATIAPENISQAIDSLFKGHFVLEDRSLIRVDTDPEAFGVINFGLNEFSILKRDTSSMIVVHTYIDGEYLNSYWADGLIVSTPTGSTGYSLSCGGPVMLPQTNNFIIAPVCPHNLNVRPLIVPDRSVISFEIEGRSNNFLLSLDSRSVTVEANVQIAVRRENFNARLVKLNHVNFLSTLRSKLNWGLDRRNPAGIPV; encoded by the coding sequence ATGAAAATCGCCATTCTTGGTAAGCCCTTCGACGATGCCCTGGCCCCATTTCTACAAGCATTGCTTGAAGACCTAGTACGGCGGCAGTCTGAGGTACTGATTGTTGAAGCCTTCTATGCCCACTTAAGCCAGCATGTACAGATACCGGCGGGTATCACCACCTTTCGGCGGGGCGACTCTCTGCATGGGGTCCGGTTTGTGCTCAGCATTGGGGGCGACGGCACGCTGTTGGATACAGTTACCTACGTTGGCAGCCTACAGATACCCATCTTGGGAATTAACACCGGGCGGTTGGGCTTTTTAGCCACTATCGCACCAGAAAATATTTCGCAGGCCATAGACTCACTGTTTAAAGGGCATTTTGTGCTGGAAGATCGAAGTCTTATTCGGGTTGATACCGATCCGGAGGCGTTTGGAGTTATCAACTTCGGGCTTAACGAGTTCAGTATCCTGAAACGGGATACCTCATCTATGATTGTGGTGCACACGTACATTGACGGCGAGTACCTGAACTCATACTGGGCCGACGGGCTGATTGTATCCACCCCAACTGGCTCAACAGGCTATTCTCTAAGCTGCGGAGGGCCAGTAATGCTTCCGCAAACGAACAATTTCATTATAGCTCCCGTATGTCCCCACAATCTGAACGTTCGGCCTCTCATCGTACCTGACCGGAGCGTAATATCCTTTGAGATTGAAGGGAGGAGTAATAACTTCTTGCTTTCACTCGATTCCCGCTCCGTCACGGTAGAAGCCAATGTACAGATTGCAGTTCGCCGTGAAAACTTTAATGCTCGGTTAGTGAAGCTCAACCATGTCAACTTCCTGAGTACCTTACGTAGTAAGCTGAATTGGGGGTTAGACCGGCGAAATCCGGCGGGCATCCCGGTTTGA